One stretch of Streptomyces sp. A2-16 DNA includes these proteins:
- a CDS encoding DUF998 domain-containing protein — MTPIVRSGAAARTGALLILLGPLVSWLAEFVTAAAWQDPPYAPLHDWVSHLGLTGPKQTAFGQVAHSPLGAVMDTGWVIYGVLLIAGTFLVFDPRKGARPTVIVILAALAGTGVSLVGIFQGSNANVENGLIAFHTLGAQSVMVTGNLMAIAVGLGGARIGLGRGRSITSIALGTFGLLAFPLFMADVLTGWMWNVGMFERAVIYPIMIGHALLGSGLAAARRRPVTHPPTPLDVRVAS; from the coding sequence ATGACGCCGATCGTCCGCTCCGGGGCCGCCGCCCGCACCGGAGCCCTGCTCATCCTCCTCGGCCCGCTCGTGTCCTGGCTCGCCGAGTTCGTCACCGCCGCCGCCTGGCAGGACCCGCCGTACGCGCCGCTCCACGACTGGGTCAGCCACCTCGGCCTGACCGGCCCGAAACAGACCGCCTTCGGACAGGTCGCCCATTCACCCCTCGGCGCCGTCATGGACACCGGTTGGGTGATCTACGGCGTCCTCCTGATCGCCGGCACGTTCCTCGTGTTCGACCCGCGCAAGGGCGCCCGCCCGACCGTCATCGTGATCCTCGCCGCCCTCGCCGGAACCGGGGTCTCGCTCGTCGGCATCTTCCAGGGCTCCAACGCCAACGTCGAGAACGGCCTGATCGCGTTCCACACCCTCGGCGCGCAGAGCGTCATGGTCACCGGCAACCTCATGGCGATCGCCGTCGGGCTCGGCGGAGCCCGGATCGGACTCGGGAGGGGCCGGTCGATCACCAGCATCGCGCTCGGCACCTTCGGACTGCTGGCGTTCCCGCTCTTCATGGCCGACGTGCTCACCGGCTGGATGTGGAACGTCGGCATGTTCGAACGCGCCGTGATCTACCCGATCATGATCGGCCACGCCCTTCTCGGAAGCGGCTTGGCCGCTGCCCGGCGGCGGCCCGTGACACACCCGCCCACCCCCCTCGACGTACGCGTCGCGAGCTGA
- a CDS encoding GNAT family N-acetyltransferase, which yields MSALPPGYRVRSATADDLDDIHRLVAACERDLFGLSRTDLGRIAADFARPGLVPESDTRLIHDRTGQLAARAWVNRRCEVHVHPEQRGRGLGGSLLAWAETRARQTGATRIVQTVPDSHTDAVALLRSRAYEPMVTEWLLEFRMTEEPALPEPPAGITVRPFRAGDEADTHQLVQDAFDEWQQRRMGYEEWARHTVERPTFAPSTSTLAFADGQLVGAVISLNLPDTDEGYVEQVAVRRDHRNRGIARLLLLSAFRAHHQRGRRTCSLGTHSDTGALNLYLRAGMTVRYSSTVFRKEL from the coding sequence GTGTCAGCACTGCCTCCCGGCTACCGGGTGCGGTCGGCCACCGCCGACGACCTCGATGACATCCATCGTCTGGTCGCGGCCTGCGAACGCGACCTGTTCGGGCTGAGCCGGACCGATCTCGGCCGCATCGCAGCCGACTTCGCCAGGCCCGGCCTCGTCCCGGAGTCGGACACCCGGCTGATCCACGACCGGACGGGGCAGTTGGCCGCCCGGGCGTGGGTGAACCGGCGCTGCGAGGTGCACGTCCACCCCGAGCAGCGGGGCCGTGGTCTGGGCGGTTCACTGCTGGCCTGGGCCGAGACCCGGGCCAGGCAGACGGGCGCCACCCGCATCGTCCAGACCGTCCCCGACAGCCACACGGACGCAGTGGCGCTGCTGCGTTCACGCGCGTACGAGCCGATGGTGACCGAGTGGCTGCTGGAGTTCCGCATGACGGAGGAGCCGGCCCTTCCCGAGCCGCCCGCGGGCATCACGGTTCGCCCGTTCCGGGCCGGCGACGAAGCCGACACACACCAGCTCGTCCAGGACGCCTTCGACGAATGGCAGCAGCGGCGCATGGGTTACGAGGAATGGGCCCGGCACACCGTCGAACGCCCCACCTTCGCCCCCTCGACGTCGACGCTGGCCTTCGCCGACGGTCAACTGGTGGGCGCCGTGATCTCGTTGAACCTCCCGGACACCGACGAAGGCTACGTCGAACAGGTCGCCGTGCGCCGCGACCACCGCAACCGGGGCATCGCCCGACTCCTGCTCCTCAGCGCCTTCCGCGCCCACCATCAACGAGGCCGACGGACCTGCTCCCTGGGCACGCACTCGGACACCGGCGCGTTGAACCTGTACCTGCGCGCCGGGATGACGGTCCGGTACAGCTCCACGGTCTTCCGCAAGGAACTGTGA
- a CDS encoding aldo/keto reductase, producing MQYIKLGTTGLDVSPVAIGAMTYGEPDRGHPVWSRGEEDARPLIRHAVEAGINFFDTANMYSNGSSEEILGRALKDFADRDAVVIATKLRHPMRLGPNGRGLSRKAIMTEVDHSLRRLGTDYIDLYQIHRNDHATPWEETLEALSDLVKAGKVRYLGASSMHAWEFAKALHLQKANGWARFVSMQDHYNLLAREEEREMIPLCLDEGVGTVIWSPLARGRLARAWDDARSTARSETDGSYADLLYSPAQEASNRAIIDAVGQVADAHGVSRAQVALAWLRRQPVVTAPLVGAGSIQQIDEAVASLDVELTDDEVRALEAPYTPRYDWQGVSDEAELEAIRRRVPGMALA from the coding sequence ATGCAATACATCAAGCTCGGCACGACCGGCCTCGACGTGTCCCCCGTCGCGATCGGCGCGATGACCTACGGCGAGCCCGACCGCGGGCACCCCGTCTGGTCCAGGGGCGAGGAGGACGCGCGCCCCCTCATCCGGCACGCGGTCGAGGCGGGGATCAACTTCTTCGACACCGCGAACATGTACTCCAACGGCTCCAGCGAGGAGATCCTCGGCCGCGCGCTCAAGGACTTCGCCGACCGGGACGCCGTGGTGATCGCCACCAAGCTGCGCCATCCGATGCGCCTGGGACCGAACGGACGGGGGCTGTCCCGCAAGGCGATCATGACCGAGGTCGACCATTCACTGCGCCGCCTGGGCACCGACTACATCGACCTCTACCAGATCCACCGCAACGACCACGCCACTCCTTGGGAGGAGACCCTCGAGGCACTCAGCGACCTCGTGAAGGCCGGCAAGGTCCGTTACCTCGGCGCCTCGTCCATGCACGCGTGGGAGTTCGCCAAGGCCCTGCACCTGCAGAAGGCGAACGGCTGGGCGCGGTTCGTGTCGATGCAGGACCACTACAACCTCCTCGCCCGTGAGGAGGAGCGCGAGATGATCCCGCTGTGCCTGGACGAGGGAGTCGGCACCGTCATCTGGTCGCCGCTGGCCCGCGGCCGCCTCGCCCGCGCGTGGGACGACGCCCGTTCGACTGCGCGCTCCGAGACGGACGGGTCCTACGCCGACCTGCTCTACTCACCGGCGCAGGAGGCGTCCAACCGCGCGATCATCGACGCGGTCGGGCAGGTGGCCGACGCGCACGGTGTCAGCCGCGCACAGGTCGCGCTGGCCTGGCTGCGCCGCCAACCGGTCGTCACCGCCCCGCTGGTCGGCGCCGGCTCGATCCAGCAGATCGACGAGGCCGTCGCCTCCCTCGACGTCGAGCTCACCGACGACGAGGTGCGCGCCCTGGAGGCTCCGTACACCCCCCGCTACGACTGGCAGGGCGTCTCGGACGAAGCCGAGTTGGAGGCCATCCGCCGGCGCGTCCCCGGAATGGCCCTCGCATGA
- a CDS encoding aldehyde reductase — translation MKRVLVTGGTGFIGSWCILALLDAGHPVRTTVRDLRREPELRSWLHAAAPFDDDRLTVVRADLEKPDGWDDAVADCEYVLHVASPTLRHVPAHDDELVVPAREGVLRVLRAARDAGVRRVVLTSAFGAIGIGHPERSTPFTEEDWTDVDSDIPPYQRSKTLAERAAWEFVEDEGGGLEMAAVHPVGVLGPVLGADDPPSLRLVRRMLEGRVPACPPFGMGYVDVRDVADLHLRAMTDPAADGERFLAIAGHSIRLVDMARILRDRLGERAAKAPTRELPVWLTRALGTVNPELRLLRHQLGRDLDATSAKAERLLGWRARPIEDTIADTAESLLAHGIGT, via the coding sequence ATGAAACGAGTTCTGGTCACCGGAGGAACAGGATTCATCGGGAGCTGGTGCATCCTTGCCCTGCTGGACGCGGGGCACCCGGTCCGCACCACCGTACGCGACCTGCGGCGCGAGCCGGAGCTGCGCTCCTGGCTGCACGCGGCCGCACCGTTCGACGACGACCGCCTCACCGTCGTGCGAGCCGACCTCGAAAAGCCCGACGGCTGGGACGACGCCGTCGCCGACTGCGAGTACGTCCTTCACGTCGCCTCGCCGACCCTGCGGCATGTGCCGGCCCATGACGACGAGTTGGTGGTACCCGCCCGGGAGGGCGTCCTGCGGGTGCTGCGCGCCGCCCGTGACGCCGGTGTGCGCCGGGTAGTTCTGACCAGCGCCTTCGGCGCCATCGGGATCGGGCACCCGGAGCGTTCGACCCCGTTCACCGAGGAGGACTGGACCGACGTCGACAGCGACATCCCGCCCTATCAACGGTCCAAGACGCTCGCCGAGCGCGCCGCCTGGGAGTTCGTCGAGGACGAAGGAGGTGGTCTGGAGATGGCCGCGGTTCATCCCGTGGGGGTCCTGGGACCCGTGCTCGGCGCCGACGACCCGCCGTCGCTGCGTCTGGTGCGCAGGATGCTCGAAGGGCGGGTCCCCGCGTGCCCTCCCTTCGGGATGGGGTACGTCGATGTCCGCGACGTCGCCGATCTGCACCTGCGCGCGATGACCGATCCGGCAGCCGACGGAGAACGCTTCCTCGCCATCGCCGGGCACAGCATCCGCCTCGTCGACATGGCACGCATCCTGCGCGACCGCCTGGGCGAGCGCGCCGCGAAGGCCCCGACCAGGGAACTGCCCGTATGGCTGACGCGCGCCCTGGGCACCGTGAACCCGGAACTGCGCCTTCTCAGGCACCAGCTCGGCCGGGACCTCGACGCCACGAGCGCCAAGGCGGAGCGGCTCCTCGGTTGGCGGGCCCGTCCCATCGAGGACACCATCGCGGACACCGCCGAGAGCCTCCTCGCCCACGGCATCGGGACCTGA
- a CDS encoding TetR/AcrR family transcriptional regulator, whose amino-acid sequence MVRSDARENRARILAAAREAFAEDGGVSMNQVAQRAGVGAGTLYRNFPTREALVLAVYQDEVVRIIGTVPDLLAELPPLEALRQWTIDLVEAMRRKHGLGDALSPGAHQAISEQSYGPVVAAITELLDAGKKDGSIREDADPGDFLQLTGALWRAATTPEDRAPRMLALVLDGLRAHR is encoded by the coding sequence GTGGTCCGTTCAGACGCCCGAGAGAACAGGGCACGCATCCTCGCGGCCGCCCGCGAGGCGTTCGCCGAGGACGGCGGTGTCTCGATGAACCAGGTCGCCCAGCGCGCCGGCGTCGGCGCGGGCACCCTGTACCGCAACTTCCCCACCCGTGAGGCGCTGGTCCTGGCCGTCTACCAGGACGAGGTGGTCCGCATCATCGGCACCGTCCCCGACCTGCTGGCCGAGCTGCCGCCACTCGAAGCACTCCGTCAGTGGACGATCGACCTCGTCGAGGCGATGCGCAGGAAGCACGGCCTGGGCGACGCACTCAGCCCCGGCGCCCACCAGGCGATCAGCGAGCAGAGCTACGGACCCGTCGTCGCCGCGATCACGGAACTGCTGGACGCGGGCAAGAAGGACGGCAGCATTCGTGAGGACGCCGATCCCGGCGACTTCCTCCAGCTCACCGGTGCGCTCTGGCGGGCGGCGACCACTCCCGAGGACCGGGCGCCCCGGATGCTCGCGCTCGTCCTCGACGGACTCCGCGCCCACCGGTAG